The Oncorhynchus nerka isolate Pitt River linkage group LG12, Oner_Uvic_2.0, whole genome shotgun sequence genome includes a region encoding these proteins:
- the LOC135574116 gene encoding uncharacterized protein LOC135574116 encodes MKSPPTLSPPTLSPPTLPPPTLPPPTLSPPTLSPPTLLPPTLSPPTLSPPTLPPPTLPPPTLSPPTLPPPTLPSPTLSPPTLPPPHPVTLSPPTLPPPTLSPPTLSPPTLSPPTQSPPTLPPPTLSPPTLSPPTLPPPTLPPPLSPPTLSPPTLPPPIPVTSHPATSHPVTSPVTSHPVTSLPVTSTLSPPTLPPPTLSHPVTSHPVTSHPATSHSVTSLLSPPFCHLPPSHLPPCHLPPCHLPPCHLPPVTSHPATSHPATSHPVTSQPVTSHPVTSHPVTSHPATSHPATSHPVTSQPVTAIRPLRKWLIADYVSVEREHF; translated from the coding sequence ACCTCCCACCCTGTCACCTCCCACCCTGCTACCTCCCACCCTGTCACCTCCCACCCTGTCACCTCCCACCCTGCCACCTCCCACCCTGCCACCTCCCACCCTGTCACCTCCCACCCTGCCACCTCCCACCCTGCCATCTCCCACCCTGTCACCTCCCACCCTGCCACCACCCCACCCAGTCACCCTGTCACCTCCCACCCTGCCACCTCCCACCCTGTCACCTCCCACCCTGTCACCTCCCACCCTGTCACCTCCCACCCAGTCACCTCCCACCCTGCCACCTCCCACCCTGTCACCTCCCACCCTGTCACCTCCCACCCTGCCACCTCCCACCCTGCCACCTCCCCTGTCACCTCCCACCCTGTCACCTCCCACCCTGCCACCTCCCATCCCTGTCACCTCCCACCCTGCCACCTCCCACCCTGTCACCTCCCCTGTCACCTCCCACCCtgtcacctccctccctgtcacctCCACCCTGTCACCTCCCACCCTGCCACCTCCCACTCTGTCCCACCCTGTCACCTCCCACCCTGTCACCTCCCACCCTGCCACCTCCCACTCTGTCACCTCCCTCCTGTCACCTCCCTTCTGTCACCTCCCACCCAGTCACCTCCCACCCTGCCACCTCCCACCCTGTCACCTCCCACCCTGTCACCTCCCCCCTGTCACCTCCCACCCTGCCACCTCCCACCCTGCCACCTCCCACCCTGTCACCTCCCAACCTGTCACCTCCCACCCTGTCACCTCCCACCCTGTCACCTCCCACCCTGCCACCTCCCACCCTGCCACCTCCCACCCTGTCACCTCCCAACCTGTCACCGCTATCAGACCCTTGAGGAAATGGTTGATAGCTGATTATGTTTCTGTTGAAAGGGAGCACTTCTAG